The following proteins are encoded in a genomic region of Deltaproteobacteria bacterium CG2_30_66_27:
- a CDS encoding ABC transporter ATP-binding protein, giving the protein MLDGEYILETRSLTKEFSGFVAVNDVSLHVKRGSIHALIGPNGAGKTTFFNLITKFLSPTSGRIFFDGIDITREKPAQTARRGVIRSFQISAVFPHLTVLENVRIGLQRTLGTSFHFWKSEKTLNILNDRAMELLTAVDLAPFASVITVELPYGRKRALEIATTLAMNPELMLLDEPTQGMGHEDVGRIVELIRKVSANRTVLMVEHNLSVVADLSDIITVMQRGSILAEGPYTEVSNNPEVLEAYVGTADE; this is encoded by the coding sequence CTGTTGGACGGCGAATACATATTGGAAACGCGCAGCCTCACCAAGGAGTTCAGCGGCTTTGTCGCGGTCAACGATGTCAGCTTGCACGTAAAAAGAGGTTCCATTCACGCGCTGATCGGCCCGAACGGGGCCGGCAAGACCACGTTCTTCAACCTGATCACGAAATTCCTTTCCCCCACCAGCGGCCGGATCTTCTTCGACGGCATCGACATCACCCGGGAAAAACCGGCGCAGACCGCACGACGCGGTGTGATCCGGTCGTTCCAGATCTCCGCGGTGTTTCCGCACCTGACGGTCCTCGAAAACGTCCGCATCGGCCTTCAGCGGACCCTCGGAACCTCGTTCCATTTCTGGAAGTCGGAAAAAACATTGAATATCCTGAACGACCGTGCCATGGAGCTCCTTACGGCGGTGGACCTTGCGCCCTTCGCATCCGTCATCACGGTGGAGCTCCCGTATGGGCGCAAGCGGGCCCTGGAAATCGCCACCACGCTGGCGATGAATCCGGAACTGATGCTCCTGGACGAACCGACGCAAGGCATGGGACACGAAGACGTCGGTCGGATCGTCGAATTGATCCGGAAGGTTTCCGCCAACCGCACCGTCCTCATGGTGGAGCACAATCTTTCGGTGGTGGCGGACCTTTCGGACATCATCACGGTCATGCAACGGGGATCGATTCTCGCCGAAGGCCCCTACACGGAAGTCTCGAATAATCCCGAAGTGCTCGAAGCCTACGTCGGGACGGCCGATGAATAG
- a CDS encoding ABC transporter ATP-binding protein, producing MNSFEYLRVTDLHAFYGESHILHGIDFTVNRGELVTLLGRNGAGRTTTLKAILGLVGKRTGSIMVNGREVVDLPTHKIAHLGIGYCPEERGIYSSLSLEENLLLPPIVSSGGMSLEEIYEMFPQLAMRKNIQGGRLSGGEQQMLAMARILRTGARLLLLDEITEGLAPVIVQTLGRVIRNLKEKGLTIVMVEQNFRFAARLADRHYVMEHGGIVEMVRKENLASRIDKLHEYLGV from the coding sequence ATGAATAGTTTCGAATACCTGCGGGTCACGGATCTGCACGCCTTCTACGGGGAGTCCCATATCCTGCACGGCATCGATTTCACGGTGAACCGCGGTGAGCTGGTGACGCTGCTGGGTCGCAACGGAGCCGGGCGCACGACCACGCTGAAAGCGATCCTCGGGCTGGTGGGAAAGCGCACCGGTTCGATCATGGTGAACGGAAGGGAGGTAGTCGACCTTCCGACGCACAAGATCGCCCACCTGGGCATCGGTTACTGTCCCGAGGAGCGCGGGATCTACTCCAGTCTTTCCCTGGAAGAGAACCTGCTCCTGCCGCCGATCGTCTCCAGCGGCGGCATGAGCCTCGAGGAGATCTACGAAATGTTCCCCCAGCTGGCGATGCGGAAGAACATCCAGGGCGGCCGGCTGTCGGGCGGAGAGCAGCAGATGCTCGCGATGGCCCGGATCCTGCGCACCGGGGCCAGGCTGCTTCTGCTGGACGAGATCACGGAAGGCCTGGCCCCCGTCATCGTGCAGACGCTGGGCCGGGTCATCCGGAACCTGAAGGAGAAGGGTCTCACGATCGTCATGGTGGAACAGAATTTTCGATTTGCCGCGCGGTTGGCGGACCGCCACTACGTGATGGAGCACGGGGGGATCGTGGAGATGGTGAGGAAAGAGAACCTCGCATCCCGGATCGACAAGCTGCACGAGTACCTCGGTGTCTAA
- a CDS encoding ABC transporter permease, whose amino-acid sequence MKRKLLSALICAALMIHVGATAEAASKISDGVVKIGVLTDMSGTYSDLAGPGSLIAVQMAVADFIAKEKPGFKIEVISADHQNKGDIAAIKAREWIDREKVDVIVDLVTTSTALAVMKVAKEKNRITMVSGAASTPITNEQCTDINVHWTYDTYALAVGTGKAVVKQGGKTWFFLTADYAFGKSLEKNTAEVVLQEGGKVLGHVLHPFPAQDFSSFLLQAQSSGAQVIGLANAGNDTINAIKQAAEFGITPKQSLAGLLMFITDVHSLGLKATQGMYLTTGFYWDRNDETRAWSKRFYEQKKRMPTMVHAGDYSAVTHYLEAVKAVGTDDTKVVMARMKATPINDFFARNGKIRVDGRMVHDMYLAQVKKPGESKYPWDYYHIRQVIPADQAFMPLSKSTCPLVKK is encoded by the coding sequence ATGAAACGGAAACTGCTGAGCGCACTGATTTGCGCCGCCCTGATGATTCATGTCGGTGCGACCGCCGAGGCCGCGTCCAAGATCTCCGATGGGGTGGTGAAGATCGGCGTGCTGACCGACATGTCGGGAACCTACTCGGATCTGGCCGGGCCGGGGTCGCTGATCGCGGTGCAGATGGCCGTCGCGGATTTCATCGCGAAGGAAAAGCCGGGCTTCAAGATCGAGGTGATCTCGGCGGACCACCAGAACAAGGGGGACATCGCGGCGATCAAGGCGCGGGAATGGATCGACAGGGAGAAGGTGGACGTGATCGTCGACCTGGTGACGACCTCCACCGCGCTGGCGGTCATGAAGGTGGCGAAGGAGAAGAACCGGATCACCATGGTTTCCGGCGCCGCATCGACGCCGATCACCAACGAGCAGTGCACGGACATCAATGTGCACTGGACCTACGACACCTACGCGTTGGCGGTGGGGACCGGCAAGGCGGTGGTGAAGCAGGGAGGCAAGACCTGGTTCTTCCTGACCGCCGATTACGCGTTCGGGAAGTCGCTGGAGAAGAACACCGCCGAGGTGGTTCTTCAGGAAGGCGGCAAAGTGCTGGGTCATGTGCTGCACCCGTTCCCGGCCCAGGATTTTTCCTCGTTCCTGTTGCAGGCCCAGTCGTCGGGCGCCCAGGTGATCGGGCTGGCCAACGCCGGCAACGACACCATCAACGCCATCAAGCAGGCGGCCGAGTTCGGCATCACGCCGAAGCAGTCGCTGGCCGGTCTCCTGATGTTCATCACGGACGTGCACAGCCTGGGGCTGAAAGCCACCCAGGGGATGTACCTCACCACGGGCTTCTACTGGGACCGGAACGACGAGACACGGGCCTGGTCGAAGCGCTTTTATGAACAGAAAAAACGTATGCCCACGATGGTTCATGCGGGAGACTATTCGGCGGTGACCCACTACCTGGAGGCGGTCAAGGCCGTCGGTACCGACGACACGAAGGTTGTGATGGCCAGGATGAAGGCGACGCCGATCAACGATTTCTTCGCCAGGAACGGGAAGATCCGGGTCGATGGCCGCATGGTGCACGACATGTACCTGGCCCAGGTGAAGAAACCGGGGGAGTCCAAATACCCTTGGGATTACTATCACATCCGGCAGGTGATCCCGGCGGACCAGGCGTTCATGCCGTTGTCCAAGAGCACGTGCCCACTCGTTAAGAAATAA